A window of Auraticoccus monumenti contains these coding sequences:
- the argG gene encoding argininosuccinate synthase, with product MPKVLRSLPTGERVGIAFSGGLDTSVAVAWMREKGAIPCTYTADIGQYDEPDIDSVPARAGEYGAELARLVDCREALVEEGLVALQCGAFHIRSAGRAYFNTTPLGRAVTGALLVRAMKEDGVDIWGDGSTYKGNDIERFYRYGLMANPRLRIYKPWLDADFVSELGGRTEMSEWLQARDLPYRASVEKAYSTDANIWGATHEAKSLEHLDTGVEIVQPIMGVASWDPSVEIATEDVSVRFEQGRPVAINGRTFASAVDLVHEANAVGGRHGLGVSDQIENRIIEAKSRGIYEAPGMALLHIAYERLLNAIHNEDTIDTYHSQGRRLGRLMYEGRWLDPQSLMLRESLVRWIGSAVTGEVTLRLRRGEDYSILDTTGPALSYHPDKLSMERVHDAPFGPEERIGQLTMRNLDIADSRARLEQYTAQGLIGGLTGELVGEMEAGEYLAIAGGSGPDDDAEMLDRAAMESGTD from the coding sequence GTGCCCAAGGTCCTCCGTTCCCTGCCCACCGGCGAGCGCGTCGGCATCGCCTTCTCCGGGGGTCTCGACACCTCGGTCGCGGTCGCCTGGATGCGTGAGAAGGGGGCGATCCCCTGCACGTACACCGCCGACATCGGCCAGTACGACGAGCCCGACATCGACTCGGTGCCGGCGCGCGCGGGGGAGTACGGCGCCGAGCTGGCCCGGCTGGTGGACTGCCGGGAGGCGCTGGTCGAGGAGGGCCTGGTCGCCCTGCAGTGCGGCGCCTTCCACATCCGCTCCGCCGGCCGCGCGTACTTCAACACCACGCCGCTGGGCCGCGCCGTCACCGGTGCCCTGCTGGTGCGGGCGATGAAGGAGGACGGCGTCGACATCTGGGGCGACGGCTCCACCTACAAGGGCAACGACATCGAGCGGTTCTACCGCTACGGCCTGATGGCCAACCCCCGGCTGCGGATCTACAAGCCGTGGCTGGACGCCGACTTCGTCAGCGAGCTGGGCGGCCGCACCGAGATGAGCGAGTGGCTGCAGGCCCGGGACCTGCCCTACCGGGCCTCGGTGGAGAAGGCGTACAGCACCGACGCCAACATCTGGGGCGCCACCCACGAGGCCAAGTCGCTGGAGCACCTCGACACCGGCGTGGAGATCGTCCAGCCGATCATGGGCGTCGCCTCCTGGGACCCCTCGGTGGAGATCGCCACCGAGGACGTGTCGGTCCGCTTCGAGCAGGGACGACCGGTGGCCATCAACGGCCGGACGTTCGCCAGCGCGGTGGACCTGGTGCACGAGGCCAACGCGGTCGGCGGCCGTCACGGGCTCGGGGTCAGCGACCAGATCGAGAACCGCATCATCGAGGCCAAGAGCCGTGGCATCTACGAGGCCCCCGGGATGGCGCTGCTGCACATCGCCTACGAGCGGCTGCTCAACGCCATCCACAACGAGGACACGATCGACACCTACCACTCCCAGGGCCGCCGCCTCGGGCGCCTGATGTACGAGGGGCGCTGGCTGGACCCGCAGTCGCTGATGCTGCGCGAGTCGCTGGTGCGCTGGATCGGCTCGGCGGTGACCGGCGAGGTGACCCTGCGGCTGCGCCGCGGCGAGGACTACTCGATCCTCGACACGACCGGGCCCGCCCTCAGCTACCACCCCGACAAGCTGTCGATGGAGCGGGTGCACGACGCCCCCTTCGGTCCCGAGGAGCGCATCGGGCAGCTCACCATGCGCAACCTCGACATCGCCGACTCCCGCGCCCGCCTCGAGCAGTACACGGCCCAGGGCCTGATCGGCGGCCTCACCGGGGAGCTGGTCGGGGAGATGGAGGCGGGGGAGTACCTGGCCATCGCCGGCGGCTCCGGCCCCGACGACGACGCCGAGATGCTGGACCGCGCGGCGATGGAGTCCGGCACCGACTGA
- a CDS encoding D-Ala-D-Ala carboxypeptidase family metallohydrolase codes for MIDTPTPVRPRPSVAVLRVATLLLAAVLSLGSVQLLAPAEASAYTWTRTLREGSSGADVRELQIRVAGWAADGPSRTHVGVDGQFGPGTRAAVIRFQRAYGLAADGVVGPDTHRALNALEDADGSTRHFDFTEFQSKDGAGFSGGKVSSAEVRENVRRLMYKLEAVRAKAGGAAITVNSGFRSVNHNTSVGGASNSQHMYGIAADVVVSGRSVSQTIGYAQTSGFSGIIRYTTFTHVDSRAEYPAYGSSSYYWAV; via the coding sequence ATGATCGACACCCCCACCCCCGTCCGTCCCCGACCCTCCGTCGCGGTCCTCCGCGTCGCGACCCTGCTGCTGGCCGCCGTGCTGTCCCTCGGTTCCGTGCAGCTGCTCGCCCCGGCCGAGGCGTCGGCCTACACCTGGACCCGCACGCTGCGTGAGGGCTCCAGCGGCGCCGACGTCCGCGAGCTCCAGATCCGCGTCGCCGGCTGGGCCGCCGACGGTCCCTCCCGCACCCACGTCGGTGTCGACGGCCAGTTCGGCCCCGGCACCCGGGCCGCCGTGATCCGCTTCCAGCGCGCCTACGGCCTCGCCGCCGACGGCGTCGTCGGCCCCGACACCCACCGGGCCCTCAACGCCCTGGAGGACGCCGACGGCTCCACCCGCCACTTCGACTTCACCGAGTTCCAGTCCAAGGACGGCGCCGGCTTCAGCGGCGGCAAGGTGAGTTCGGCCGAGGTGCGCGAGAACGTCCGCCGGCTGATGTACAAGCTCGAGGCCGTCCGTGCCAAGGCCGGCGGTGCGGCGATCACCGTCAACAGCGGCTTCCGCAGCGTCAACCACAACACCAGCGTGGGCGGCGCCTCGAACAGCCAGCACATGTACGGCATCGCCGCCGACGTCGTCGTCAGCGGTCGCTCGGTCAGCCAGACGATCGGCTACGCCCAGACCTCCGGCTTCTCCGGGATCATCCGCTACACCACGTTCACCCACGTCGACAGCCGGGCGGAGTACCCGGCCTACGGGTCCAGCAGCTACTACTGGGCCGTCTGA
- a CDS encoding LysR family transcriptional regulator: METRELRYFVAVAEELHFGRAAQRLGIAQPPLSRAILQLERRLGTPLLRRSSRSVTLTEAGAVLLHEGRAALDAVAAAEQRTRRAALAAAVGPTVVLASKAGATDELLATLLHAYAAEPGAVRVEVELCGPGQQERLLRDGRADVAILHRPHDDTDGLDVEELQSEGQVAVLPAGHALSTRTSLLLQDLADAEDLPPPRWPLPDGGYPPGPGPEVHSTTQLLQLVALGRAHLLLPESGRSQLREDLVAVPVVDAPPVTTVIAWPPHSRSRAVADLVRVATGLAGVVPAGPVAVPQTAQ, translated from the coding sequence ATGGAGACCCGGGAGCTGCGCTACTTCGTCGCCGTGGCCGAGGAGCTGCACTTCGGCCGGGCCGCGCAGCGTCTCGGCATCGCCCAGCCGCCGCTGTCGCGGGCCATCCTGCAGCTCGAGCGGCGTCTCGGGACCCCCCTGCTGCGGCGGTCCAGCCGGTCGGTGACCCTGACCGAGGCCGGAGCGGTGCTGCTGCACGAGGGACGGGCGGCGCTGGACGCCGTGGCGGCCGCCGAGCAGCGGACGCGCCGGGCCGCCCTGGCCGCCGCCGTCGGGCCGACGGTCGTGCTGGCCAGCAAGGCCGGGGCCACCGACGAGCTGCTGGCCACGCTGCTGCACGCCTACGCCGCCGAGCCCGGCGCGGTCAGGGTCGAGGTGGAGCTGTGCGGACCCGGCCAGCAGGAGCGGCTGCTCCGCGACGGCCGGGCCGACGTGGCGATCCTGCACCGACCCCACGACGACACCGACGGGCTCGACGTCGAGGAGCTGCAGAGCGAGGGGCAGGTCGCGGTCCTCCCGGCCGGTCACGCCCTCAGCACCCGGACGAGCCTGCTGCTGCAGGACCTGGCCGACGCCGAGGACCTGCCGCCGCCGCGCTGGCCGCTGCCCGACGGCGGCTACCCGCCCGGGCCCGGCCCGGAGGTGCACAGCACCACGCAGCTGCTGCAGCTCGTCGCGCTGGGGCGCGCCCACCTGCTGCTGCCCGAGTCGGGCCGGTCCCAGCTCCGCGAGGACCTGGTCGCGGTGCCCGTGGTGGACGCACCACCGGTGACCACGGTGATCGCCTGGCCGCCGCACAGCCGCTCACGGGCGGTCGCGGACCTGGTGCGCGTGGCCACCGGGCTGGCGGGCGTGGTGCCGGCCGGCCCGGTGGCGGTGCCTCAGACGGCCCAGTAG
- a CDS encoding SDR family oxidoreductase yields the protein MSDTRTALVTGANKGIGYEIAAGLGALGWNVGVGARERSRREEAVARLRETGVDAFAVPLDVTDDDSVAAAAQLVTERVGHLDALVNNAGITGGFPQQPSTVDPDTIRTVVETNVIGVVRVTNVMLPLLRRSSAPRIVNVSSSVGSLTRQSGPDSETTTGPVAVAYSTSKTFLNAVTLQYVRELAGTGILVNLACPGFVATDLNGFRGLRTPQQGAVTAIRLATLPDDGPTGGFFEDDGVIPW from the coding sequence ATGAGCGACACGAGAACGGCCCTGGTCACCGGGGCGAACAAGGGCATCGGCTACGAGATCGCCGCGGGTCTGGGCGCGCTGGGCTGGAACGTCGGCGTCGGAGCACGCGAGCGGTCGCGACGCGAGGAGGCGGTGGCCCGGCTGCGCGAGACAGGCGTCGACGCCTTCGCGGTCCCGCTGGACGTGACCGACGACGACAGCGTCGCGGCGGCCGCCCAGCTGGTCACCGAGCGCGTCGGGCACCTGGACGCCCTGGTCAACAACGCCGGGATCACCGGCGGCTTCCCCCAGCAGCCCAGCACGGTCGACCCCGACACCATCCGCACCGTCGTGGAGACCAACGTGATCGGCGTCGTCCGCGTCACCAACGTGATGCTGCCGCTGCTGCGGCGCTCCTCGGCGCCACGGATCGTCAACGTCTCCAGCAGCGTGGGCTCCCTGACCCGGCAGTCCGGCCCCGACAGCGAGACCACCACCGGTCCGGTCGCCGTGGCGTACTCGACGTCGAAGACCTTCCTCAACGCGGTGACCCTGCAGTACGTCCGGGAGCTGGCCGGCACCGGGATCCTGGTCAACCTCGCCTGCCCGGGGTTCGTGGCCACCGACCTCAACGGCTTCCGCGGGCTCCGCACACCGCAGCAGGGGGCCGTCACCGCGATCCGGCTGGCCACGCTGCCCGACGACGGTCCCACCGGCGGCTTCTTCGAGGACGACGGCGTCATCCCCTGGTGA
- a CDS encoding ArsR/SmtB family transcription factor, translating to MEIPPGLSGMHLDARALRVLAHPLRSRLLSALRVGGPATATGLATALGTNTGATSYHLRKLESVGLVTDTGEGEGRRRLWRASTESHHWEPSDFAGDEDAETALGWLVRNYLHQFVERFDRWLDAAEAWPMPWRDAAGMSDAAVLVGPEQLASMGRELQEVVARYRRAGENDPRARRVSVHVAAYPLDPADVPTPETS from the coding sequence ATGGAGATTCCGCCCGGGTTGAGCGGCATGCACCTGGACGCGAGGGCGCTGCGTGTCCTGGCTCACCCGCTGCGGTCCCGGCTGCTGAGCGCCCTGCGGGTCGGGGGGCCGGCGACCGCGACCGGCCTCGCCACGGCGCTGGGCACGAACACCGGCGCGACCTCGTACCACCTGCGCAAGCTGGAGTCGGTCGGGCTCGTCACCGACACCGGCGAGGGGGAGGGGAGGCGACGGCTCTGGCGGGCCTCCACCGAGAGCCACCACTGGGAGCCCAGCGACTTCGCCGGTGACGAGGACGCCGAGACGGCGCTGGGCTGGCTGGTCCGCAACTACCTGCACCAGTTCGTCGAGCGGTTCGACCGCTGGCTGGACGCCGCGGAGGCCTGGCCGATGCCGTGGCGGGACGCTGCCGGGATGAGCGACGCCGCGGTGCTGGTCGGCCCCGAGCAGCTGGCGTCGATGGGCCGCGAGCTGCAGGAGGTGGTGGCCCGCTACCGCCGCGCCGGTGAAAATGACCCCCGTGCACGGCGGGTGTCGGTGCACGTCGCCGCCTACCCGCTCGACCCGGCCGACGTCCCGACGCCGGAGACGTCGTGA
- a CDS encoding MFS transporter, with protein sequence MSAPLTPTAARRVFLLLTVTRWFPIGLVVGVMTLLPLERGLSVAATLTALALTGWVVFALELPTSSVADALGRRPVYLVASLVQVAAAAVYLVADSFWGFALAAGLMGVFRALDSGPLEAWFVDTVHATTPGADVDGHLSAQSTVLGVSISAGALVSGGLVWWHPVASSSALALPFAVYLALAAAHVAAVLVWLKEPARSGTGGAGGALASAREAPAVVRDGLRLLGRSPVLRGLVVVEVFWSVAMVVFETFQPIRLAELLGSGERAGAWMGAVAAAGWGVFSAGSALAGRASRRIGVTRTAVLARVLNGLGAVTMGLVAGPVALVAAYLVTYGLHGAGGPVHSALLHREAHSGNRATVLSMNSMMAFAAFSLATPLLGLLAERTSTPVAMVTAGALSVLGALWYLPARRQERRRLAETAAVPV encoded by the coding sequence GTGAGCGCGCCCCTGACGCCGACGGCGGCCCGGCGGGTCTTCCTGCTCCTCACCGTCACCCGCTGGTTCCCGATCGGGCTGGTGGTCGGCGTGATGACGCTGCTGCCCCTGGAGCGCGGGCTGAGCGTGGCCGCGACGCTGACGGCGCTGGCCCTCACCGGGTGGGTGGTCTTCGCCCTGGAGCTGCCGACCAGCAGCGTGGCCGACGCGCTGGGTCGGCGTCCGGTCTACCTGGTGGCCTCGCTGGTCCAGGTGGCGGCGGCTGCGGTGTACCTGGTCGCCGACTCCTTCTGGGGCTTCGCGCTGGCGGCCGGGCTGATGGGGGTGTTCCGCGCGCTGGACTCGGGCCCGCTGGAGGCGTGGTTCGTCGACACCGTGCACGCCACCACGCCCGGGGCCGACGTCGACGGGCACCTGTCGGCGCAGAGCACCGTGCTCGGGGTGTCCATCTCCGCTGGTGCCCTGGTCTCCGGCGGGCTGGTGTGGTGGCACCCGGTCGCGTCCTCCTCGGCCCTCGCGCTGCCCTTCGCGGTGTACCTGGCCCTCGCCGCCGCGCACGTGGCCGCCGTGCTGGTGTGGCTGAAGGAGCCGGCCAGGTCAGGGACCGGTGGGGCGGGGGGCGCGCTGGCCTCGGCGCGGGAGGCCCCGGCGGTGGTCCGTGACGGCCTGCGCCTGCTGGGCCGCAGCCCGGTGCTGCGCGGGCTGGTGGTGGTCGAGGTGTTCTGGTCGGTGGCCATGGTGGTGTTCGAGACCTTCCAGCCGATCCGGCTCGCCGAGCTGCTGGGCAGCGGCGAGCGGGCCGGGGCGTGGATGGGTGCGGTGGCCGCGGCCGGCTGGGGGGTCTTCTCCGCCGGCTCGGCGCTGGCCGGACGGGCGTCGCGCCGGATCGGCGTCACCCGGACCGCCGTGCTGGCCCGGGTGCTGAACGGGCTCGGGGCGGTGACCATGGGGCTGGTGGCCGGGCCGGTGGCGCTGGTGGCGGCCTACCTGGTGACCTACGGCCTGCACGGAGCGGGCGGGCCGGTGCACAGCGCTCTGCTGCACCGCGAGGCCCACTCCGGCAACCGCGCCACCGTGCTCTCGATGAACTCGATGATGGCCTTCGCCGCCTTCAGCCTGGCCACGCCGCTGCTCGGGCTGCTGGCCGAGCGCACCTCGACCCCGGTGGCGATGGTCACGGCCGGCGCGCTCAGCGTCCTCGGCGCGCTCTGGTACCTCCCAGCTCGCCGGCAGGAGAGGCGCCGCCTGGCCGAGACGGCGGCCGTCCCGGTCTGA
- a CDS encoding VOC family protein gives MSAPFLCTKLVVADADAAIAFYVPALGAEPGARYTVRGAVVHADLVLPCGRIEIKDADEHDPAPGPDRPGTLMSLTTDDPDAVAQRMLDHGAEVVFAVADHPYGARGGRVRDPFGHQWMLQTPLETEPDAVQAALDAY, from the coding sequence GTGAGCGCTCCTTTCCTGTGCACGAAGCTGGTCGTCGCCGACGCCGACGCGGCGATCGCGTTCTACGTGCCGGCGCTGGGCGCCGAGCCGGGTGCCCGGTACACCGTCCGCGGGGCCGTGGTGCACGCCGACCTGGTGCTGCCCTGCGGGAGGATCGAGATCAAGGACGCCGACGAGCACGACCCGGCCCCCGGCCCGGACCGTCCCGGGACGCTGATGTCGTTGACCACCGACGACCCGGACGCGGTGGCGCAGCGGATGCTGGACCACGGCGCCGAGGTGGTGTTCGCGGTGGCCGACCACCCCTACGGCGCCCGCGGCGGCCGGGTGCGTGACCCGTTCGGCCACCAGTGGATGCTGCAGACGCCGCTGGAGACCGAGCCCGACGCGGTCCAGGCGGCCCTCGACGCGTACTGA
- a CDS encoding alpha-mannosidase, with translation MHDQRILLEGRVRRFVNDHLVPATYRARAPLALEAWPVPDEPVPFAEAVQAGYEPIEVGAPWGRPWSTMWLHATGAVPADWRTDGGLPEGTRAELHVDLGYTGGPGFNAEGLAWRPDGTTIKGVAPDNQWLPVEDPDHIELYLEAAANPDVGSGWGFQPTALGDKATAGDQPLYQLRAFDVVLLDLEVWELVRDVWTLDGLMLTLDLDDARRSQILLALQDMVDAVDSSDVAGTAAAGRAALAGVLASPANPSAHRIAAVGHAHIDSAWLWPLRETVRKCARTFSNVADLAESDPDFVFACSSAQQLAWIEAGYPELFERIRTLVERGQFVPVGGMWVESDTNMPGGEAMARQFVAGKSFFLDRFGVETEEVWLPDSFGYSGALPQIVLASSSRWFLTQKISWNQTNVMPHHSFRWEGIDGSQVFTHFPPADTYNGSISGVELARASSQYREKGRANFSLLPFGHGDGGGGPTREMIAAAHRTASLEGSARVELTSPRAFFSEAEAEYANPPVWSGEMYLELHRGTYTSQLRTKRGNRRNEHLLREAELWASTAASGTGYVYPYEELEELWQMLLLLQFHDILPGSSIAWVHQDAERNHAAITQRAEALVAEALAALVGEGDQTLAVNAAPHARSGVPALGVSPVAAAAAEVRAEREGDGFLLANDLLSVRVDARGLVTSMVDASGREAIAPGEVGNLLQLHRDEPVAWDAWDIDEYYRRQVRDLVEVESLELETGEGWAAVVVTRRTAASTITQRLVLEADAPSLRIEHDLDWHERQKLLKLAFGLDVHADRAASETQFGHVMRPTHTNTSWEAARFETCAHRWVHVGEADWGVAVSNDSTYGHDITRRAREAGGTTTTVRLSLVRSPLYPDPQADQGRHQLVVTVRPGALVADAVEEGYRTNLPVRRVVGATPAEPLVRVSHPGIVVEAVKLAADRSGDVVVRLYESRGVRASGTIEVDGATAVQAVDLLERADAPGARPCGDLSGAVAQLELRPFQLVTLRFRR, from the coding sequence ATGCACGACCAGAGGATCCTGCTGGAAGGTCGGGTGCGTCGTTTCGTCAACGACCACCTCGTCCCCGCCACGTACCGCGCCCGCGCCCCGCTCGCCCTGGAGGCCTGGCCGGTGCCCGACGAGCCGGTCCCCTTCGCCGAGGCGGTGCAGGCCGGCTACGAGCCGATCGAGGTGGGCGCCCCGTGGGGCCGCCCGTGGAGCACCATGTGGCTGCACGCCACCGGTGCGGTCCCCGCCGACTGGCGCACCGACGGCGGGCTGCCCGAGGGCACCCGCGCCGAGCTGCACGTCGACCTGGGCTACACCGGCGGTCCCGGCTTCAACGCCGAGGGCCTGGCCTGGCGCCCGGACGGCACCACCATCAAGGGGGTCGCCCCGGACAACCAGTGGCTGCCGGTGGAGGACCCCGACCACATCGAGCTGTACCTCGAGGCCGCCGCCAACCCCGACGTCGGCTCCGGGTGGGGCTTCCAGCCCACGGCGCTCGGGGACAAGGCCACGGCCGGTGACCAGCCGCTCTACCAGCTGCGCGCCTTCGACGTGGTGCTGCTCGACCTCGAGGTCTGGGAGCTGGTCCGCGACGTCTGGACCCTCGACGGGCTGATGCTCACCCTCGACCTCGACGACGCCCGCCGGTCCCAGATCCTGCTCGCCCTGCAGGACATGGTCGACGCCGTCGACTCCTCCGACGTCGCGGGCACCGCCGCCGCCGGCCGCGCCGCGCTGGCCGGGGTGCTGGCCTCGCCGGCCAACCCCAGCGCGCACCGGATCGCCGCCGTCGGGCACGCCCACATCGACTCCGCCTGGCTCTGGCCGCTGCGCGAGACGGTGCGCAAGTGCGCCCGCACCTTCAGCAACGTCGCCGACCTGGCCGAGTCCGACCCGGACTTCGTCTTCGCCTGCTCCTCGGCCCAGCAGCTGGCCTGGATCGAGGCCGGCTACCCCGAGCTCTTCGAGCGGATCAGGACGCTGGTCGAGCGCGGCCAGTTCGTCCCGGTGGGCGGCATGTGGGTGGAGTCCGACACCAACATGCCCGGCGGCGAGGCGATGGCCCGGCAGTTCGTGGCCGGCAAGTCCTTCTTCCTCGACCGCTTCGGCGTGGAGACCGAGGAGGTCTGGCTGCCGGACTCCTTCGGCTACTCCGGCGCCCTCCCCCAGATCGTGCTCGCGTCCTCCTCGCGGTGGTTCCTGACCCAGAAGATCTCCTGGAACCAGACCAACGTGATGCCGCACCACTCCTTCCGCTGGGAGGGCATCGACGGCTCGCAGGTCTTCACCCACTTCCCGCCGGCCGACACCTACAACGGCAGCATCTCCGGGGTCGAGCTGGCCCGGGCGTCGAGCCAGTACCGCGAGAAGGGCCGCGCCAACTTCTCCCTGCTCCCCTTCGGCCACGGCGACGGCGGTGGCGGACCCACCCGCGAGATGATCGCCGCCGCGCACCGGACGGCGTCCCTGGAGGGCTCGGCCCGGGTCGAGCTGACCTCGCCGCGCGCCTTCTTCAGCGAGGCGGAGGCGGAGTACGCCAACCCGCCGGTCTGGTCGGGCGAGATGTACCTGGAGCTGCACCGCGGCACCTACACCAGCCAGCTGCGCACCAAGCGGGGCAACCGCCGCAACGAGCACCTGCTCCGCGAGGCCGAGCTGTGGGCCTCCACCGCGGCCTCGGGCACCGGCTACGTCTACCCCTACGAGGAGCTGGAGGAGCTGTGGCAGATGCTGCTGCTGCTGCAGTTCCACGACATCCTCCCCGGCAGCTCGATCGCCTGGGTGCACCAGGACGCCGAGCGCAACCACGCCGCGATCACCCAGCGGGCCGAGGCGCTGGTGGCCGAGGCGCTGGCCGCCCTGGTCGGTGAGGGGGACCAGACGCTGGCCGTCAACGCGGCACCGCACGCCCGCTCCGGCGTCCCCGCCCTGGGGGTGTCGCCCGTGGCCGCGGCCGCGGCCGAGGTGCGGGCCGAGCGCGAGGGCGACGGGTTCCTGCTGGCCAACGACCTGCTCAGCGTGCGGGTCGACGCCCGCGGGCTGGTGACGTCGATGGTGGACGCCTCCGGGCGCGAGGCCATCGCCCCCGGCGAGGTCGGCAACCTGCTGCAGCTGCACCGCGACGAGCCGGTGGCCTGGGACGCCTGGGACATCGACGAGTACTACCGCCGCCAGGTCCGCGACCTGGTCGAGGTGGAGTCGCTGGAGCTGGAGACCGGCGAGGGGTGGGCGGCCGTCGTGGTCACCCGCCGCACCGCCGCCTCCACGATCACCCAGCGGCTGGTGCTCGAGGCCGACGCCCCGAGCCTGCGGATCGAGCACGACCTGGACTGGCACGAGCGGCAGAAGCTGCTCAAGCTGGCCTTCGGCCTCGACGTGCACGCCGACCGCGCGGCCTCGGAGACCCAGTTCGGGCACGTGATGCGACCCACCCACACCAACACCTCGTGGGAGGCGGCACGCTTTGAGACCTGCGCCCACCGCTGGGTCCACGTCGGCGAGGCCGACTGGGGCGTGGCGGTCAGCAACGACTCGACCTACGGCCACGACATCACCCGCAGGGCCCGCGAGGCCGGGGGCACCACCACCACGGTGCGGCTCTCGCTGGTGCGGTCCCCGCTCTACCCCGACCCCCAGGCCGACCAGGGCCGCCACCAGCTGGTGGTGACCGTGCGCCCCGGCGCGCTGGTGGCCGACGCGGTCGAGGAGGGCTACCGGACCAACCTGCCGGTGCGCCGGGTGGTCGGCGCCACCCCGGCCGAGCCCCTGGTGCGGGTCTCGCACCCGGGCATCGTGGTGGAGGCGGTCAAGCTGGCCGCCGACCGCAGCGGTGACGTCGTGGTGCGCCTCTACGAGTCCCGCGGGGTCCGCGCCAGCGGCACAATCGAGGTGGACGGCGCCACCGCCGTCCAGGCGGTCGACCTGCTCGAGCGCGCCGACGCCCCGGGGGCCCGTCCCTGCGGCGACCTGTCCGGTGCGGTGGCGCAGCTGGAGCTGCGTCCGTTCCAGCTGGTCACGCTGAGGTTCCGCCGCTGA
- a CDS encoding ROK family protein, with protein sequence MDTRGSNLPRLADYNQTVVLEAIRRRPEGVSRVELGEITRLTPQTISNITRRLMSTGVVDEGERVTAGRGKPRTLLQVRPDRWHAVGVHIDPRLLTVLCLDLAGGVHRRITHPTPGAPDPVHAVQLIRDLADEVLTDVDPTTVLGLGVAAPGPIDVVAGRLHRPPQLNGWEDVALRADLHRATGWPVLLDKDVTAAVTGEQWSSEGTRGDFLYLYLGTGIAAGAVLGGVVHRGSTNNAGEVGDTLVTRRATDPDPTRSGRLHTTTLPGSLVRRAAESGVLAATDATDSSGAFAELCRMADTGHRGAVRLLRTAGRDLAAGVAPLLNFLDLGTLVVGGPVWPRLAAHQLPVLQERLPPMLAARDELVVRTSRLAELGAAQGAAALVLDHFLSPRPAGLVME encoded by the coding sequence GTGGACACCAGGGGCTCCAACCTGCCGAGGCTGGCCGACTACAACCAGACCGTCGTGCTCGAGGCGATCCGGCGCCGTCCCGAGGGGGTGAGCCGGGTGGAGCTGGGCGAGATCACCCGGCTGACCCCGCAGACCATCTCCAACATCACCAGGCGGCTGATGTCCACCGGCGTGGTCGACGAGGGCGAGCGCGTCACCGCCGGACGCGGGAAGCCCCGCACCCTGCTCCAGGTGCGTCCGGACCGCTGGCACGCGGTCGGCGTCCACATCGACCCGCGGCTGCTCACCGTCCTCTGCCTCGACCTGGCCGGCGGGGTGCACCGTCGGATCACCCACCCCACCCCCGGGGCGCCGGACCCGGTGCACGCGGTGCAGCTGATCCGCGACCTGGCCGACGAGGTCCTCACCGACGTCGACCCCACCACGGTGCTCGGGCTCGGCGTGGCCGCACCCGGCCCGATCGACGTGGTGGCCGGCCGCCTGCACCGGCCCCCGCAGCTGAACGGCTGGGAGGACGTGGCGCTGCGGGCCGACCTGCACCGGGCCACCGGGTGGCCGGTACTGCTGGACAAGGACGTGACCGCCGCGGTCACCGGGGAGCAGTGGTCCTCGGAGGGCACCCGCGGGGACTTCCTCTACCTCTACCTCGGCACCGGCATCGCCGCCGGCGCGGTGCTCGGCGGGGTGGTCCACCGCGGCAGCACCAACAACGCCGGCGAGGTGGGCGACACCCTGGTCACCCGCCGGGCCACCGACCCCGACCCCACCCGGTCCGGACGCCTGCACACCACCACGCTGCCCGGGTCGCTGGTGCGCCGGGCGGCGGAGTCCGGGGTGCTCGCGGCCACCGACGCGACCGACAGCTCCGGCGCCTTCGCCGAGCTCTGCCGGATGGCCGACACCGGCCACCGCGGGGCCGTCCGGCTGCTGCGCACCGCCGGTCGCGACCTGGCGGCCGGGGTAGCGCCGCTGCTCAACTTCCTCGACCTGGGCACCCTCGTGGTGGGCGGTCCCGTGTGGCCCAGGTTGGCCGCGCACCAGCTGCCGGTCCTGCAGGAGAGGCTGCCGCCGATGCTGGCCGCCCGCGACGAGCTCGTGGTGCGGACCAGCCGCCTGGCTGAGCTCGGCGCCGCCCAGGGGGCCGCCGCCCTGGTCCTGGACCACTTCCTCTCGCCCCGCCCGGCCGGCCTGGTGATGGAGTGA